A region of Maribacter algicola DNA encodes the following proteins:
- a CDS encoding ABC transporter permease — protein sequence MFNRDNWKEIFETIQKNKLRTFLSGFTVALGILIFVVLYGFGNGLINTFNEFFEDDATNTFYIFPGRTSKPYKGYKSNRQIEFDNSDIADIEESFPLFLEYISPRVDRSGLVKYKNESNNYTTRGVSESYQFAEKTMIMKGRYLNLEDIKDKTKYAVIGRLVEQDLFKNENALGKYIDIAGSAFKVIGVFQDDAGDDEERRIYIPYTTRQLIEKNTDKIDQIALGFKPEIGYAGAMAFERKLGDFLREKKIIDPNDERGFFIRNVADQLKQNQQFAGVLQIIVAFVAFGTIIAGIIGISNIMVFVVKERTKEIGIRKALGATPKSVISTILLESVFITTISGIIGMVLGVAMLSSLGDALKDYFITNPFINMGTAIFATIVLIFFGGLAGYIPARRAAKIKPIVALRDE from the coding sequence ATGTTTAACAGGGACAACTGGAAGGAGATATTTGAGACCATTCAGAAAAACAAATTAAGGACTTTCCTTTCAGGTTTTACTGTGGCTTTGGGTATCCTCATATTCGTTGTTCTGTATGGTTTTGGAAACGGTCTCATTAATACATTCAACGAGTTTTTTGAGGATGATGCGACAAATACTTTCTATATTTTTCCTGGAAGGACTTCCAAACCTTACAAAGGTTATAAATCCAATCGGCAAATAGAATTTGACAATTCTGATATAGCCGATATTGAGGAATCTTTTCCCTTGTTCTTGGAATATATTTCTCCAAGGGTGGATAGAAGTGGCTTGGTCAAGTATAAAAATGAATCGAATAACTATACCACACGTGGCGTTAGTGAATCTTACCAATTTGCAGAAAAGACCATGATTATGAAGGGTAGGTATCTAAACCTGGAAGATATAAAGGACAAAACCAAATATGCAGTTATTGGAAGGTTGGTAGAGCAGGATTTGTTCAAAAACGAAAATGCACTTGGTAAATATATCGATATAGCCGGTAGTGCCTTTAAAGTCATAGGGGTTTTTCAGGATGATGCGGGGGATGATGAGGAGCGTAGAATTTATATACCCTATACGACACGGCAGTTAATTGAAAAAAATACGGATAAGATTGATCAGATAGCTTTGGGCTTTAAGCCTGAGATAGGCTATGCAGGCGCTATGGCCTTTGAAAGAAAACTTGGGGATTTTCTCAGAGAGAAAAAAATTATCGACCCAAATGATGAACGAGGTTTCTTTATCAGAAATGTGGCTGACCAATTAAAACAGAACCAACAATTCGCTGGTGTTTTACAGATTATTGTTGCATTCGTAGCTTTTGGGACCATCATAGCTGGGATTATAGGTATCAGTAACATAATGGTTTTTGTGGTTAAGGAACGTACCAAGGAAATTGGCATTCGTAAGGCCTTGGGGGCAACACCTAAATCCGTAATAAGTACCATACTTTTGGAATCCGTTTTCATAACCACTATTTCAGGAATTATAGGGATGGTATTAGGGGTGGCCATGTTAAGTTCATTGGGGGATGCCTTAAAGGATTATTTCATTACCAATCCATTTATCAATATGGGAACCGCCATATTTGCAACTATCGTATTGATTTTCTTTGGTGGTTTGGCAGGATATATACCCGCTAGAAGGGCGGCAAAGATTAAACCAATTGTGGCATTAAGGGACGAATGA
- a CDS encoding ABC transporter ATP-binding protein, whose translation MIEIKNLHKSYKMGKNSLHVLKGINFSVEEGELVAIMGSSGSGKSTLLNILGMLDELDEGSYTLDGVPIKNLNETKAAQYRNKFLGFIFQSFNLINYKSAVENVALPLYYQKVGRKERQEKALKYLEQVGLKQWATHLPSELSGGQKQRVAIARAMAAEPKVLLADEPTGALDSKTSYEVMDLIQKINDQGNTILVVTHEEDIAHMCKRIVHLKDGVIVEDKKVEQVRAEQYV comes from the coding sequence ATGATTGAAATAAAAAATCTTCATAAGTCCTATAAAATGGGCAAAAACTCCTTACATGTACTTAAGGGTATCAATTTTTCCGTGGAAGAGGGCGAGTTGGTGGCCATCATGGGATCTTCGGGATCTGGGAAGTCCACTTTATTGAATATTCTGGGTATGTTGGATGAACTTGACGAGGGTAGCTATACTTTGGATGGTGTGCCTATAAAGAACTTGAACGAGACCAAAGCGGCTCAATACAGAAATAAGTTTTTGGGCTTTATATTTCAATCCTTCAATTTGATCAATTATAAAAGTGCGGTGGAGAATGTGGCCTTGCCATTATATTATCAAAAGGTGGGACGAAAGGAACGTCAAGAAAAGGCCTTAAAATATTTGGAACAAGTTGGTCTCAAGCAATGGGCAACACACTTGCCCAGCGAGCTTTCAGGTGGTCAGAAGCAGAGGGTTGCAATCGCCCGAGCTATGGCTGCTGAACCAAAAGTTTTATTGGCGGATGAGCCTACCGGGGCATTGGATAGTAAAACGTCCTATGAAGTTATGGATCTTATTCAGAAAATCAATGATCAAGGAAATACCATATTGGTGGTTACCCACGAGGAGGATATTGCCCATATGTGCAAACGGATAGTGCATTTAAAGGATGGGGTCATTGTTGAGGATAAGAAAGTGGAACAGGTTAGAGCTGAGCAATATGTTTAA
- a CDS encoding efflux RND transporter periplasmic adaptor subunit, translating into MKKKVTIFILLFIVVAFGGAMYYLYQKNAEDPVVYETETPTTENIVKKTVATGSILPLEEVLIKPNISGVIEEIYVEGGDYVKSGDLICLIKVVPNLNALNDARNAIDEAKIGLDDQLRNLERQKNLFSKGVISKVDLERAQVAYDQAKQAFGAANKRFDIVKTGTTQGYGNAANTQIRATVSGMVLEVPVEVGNQVIESNTFNEGTTIAAIADVDKMIFEGKVDESEVGKIKEDLPLEITVGAIENAVFKAVLDYIAPKGKAENGAIQFEIKGTLQKQDSVFIRAGLSANASIILARADSVLAVKEALVQFDGKTKKPFVEVETGDQQFERRDIELGISDGINVEVKSGISKSDKIKVWNAIKADEFAQN; encoded by the coding sequence ATGAAGAAAAAAGTAACTATTTTTATTTTACTGTTCATTGTAGTCGCCTTCGGTGGAGCGATGTACTATTTATATCAAAAAAATGCTGAGGATCCCGTAGTTTATGAAACAGAGACTCCCACAACGGAGAACATTGTGAAAAAGACCGTGGCCACCGGGAGTATATTGCCGTTGGAAGAAGTGTTGATCAAGCCCAATATTTCAGGGGTTATAGAGGAAATTTATGTGGAAGGTGGAGATTATGTAAAATCCGGGGATTTAATATGTCTTATTAAGGTAGTCCCAAATTTAAACGCTTTGAACGATGCCAGAAACGCCATCGATGAGGCTAAAATAGGTTTGGACGATCAACTACGTAATTTAGAACGTCAAAAAAATCTTTTTTCAAAAGGTGTCATTTCTAAAGTAGATTTAGAAAGGGCCCAAGTTGCCTATGACCAGGCCAAGCAGGCTTTTGGTGCTGCAAATAAGAGGTTTGATATTGTAAAGACCGGAACGACCCAAGGTTATGGAAATGCCGCAAATACCCAAATAAGGGCTACGGTAAGCGGTATGGTACTGGAAGTTCCCGTAGAGGTAGGGAATCAGGTTATCGAGAGCAATACCTTTAATGAAGGAACTACCATTGCTGCCATAGCCGATGTGGACAAAATGATTTTTGAAGGTAAGGTAGACGAATCCGAAGTTGGGAAGATAAAGGAAGACCTACCATTGGAAATCACCGTTGGAGCCATTGAAAATGCTGTTTTCAAAGCTGTATTGGATTACATTGCCCCAAAGGGGAAGGCTGAAAATGGAGCAATACAGTTTGAGATCAAGGGAACATTACAAAAACAGGATTCCGTTTTTATTCGCGCTGGACTAAGTGCCAATGCGTCAATAATTCTAGCCCGTGCCGATAGTGTTCTTGCTGTTAAGGAAGCATTGGTTCAGTTTGATGGTAAGACCAAAAAACCATTTGTGGAAGTGGAGACCGGTGACCAACAATTTGAACGTAGGGATATTGAACTGGGGATAAGTGACGGTATTAACGTAGAAGTAAAATCCGGTATTTCCAAAAGTGATAAAATAAAGGTCTGGAACGCGATTAAAGCGGACGAATTCGCCCAAAATTAA